A stretch of the Epinephelus fuscoguttatus linkage group LG2, E.fuscoguttatus.final_Chr_v1 genome encodes the following:
- the vstm2b gene encoding V-set and transmembrane domain-containing protein 2B produces the protein MENTGLYSLLYYFILNSPFMICANAAFTEVPKDVSVGEGEDVEMPCAFKAVSSAPMSLEIQWWYLKEDVPKELPHELQISAPASRAKVVPREATKISTVRVQGNAISHRLSLSKVKKEDEGVYECRVSDLWADETQEFTVHATLHVALGDGMVAEEAVSHIQNRWPLRNTNTALGGGGAGRATSEPGQGLAGGPRLGQGKHLVPQQAQPGLLPSISSTTTSVAKSSASPLPGNAAILRQQLGAGCSVMSTMDPLLCITLLFLHKLLPFLLAH, from the exons ATGGAAAACACGGGACTATACAGCCTCCTTTATTACTTCATTCTCAATTCGCCCTTTATGATTTGTGCAAATG CTGCATTCACTGAAGTCCCTAAAGATGTGAGTGTGGGGGAGGGAGAGGATGTGGAGATGCCCTGCGCCTTCAAGGCTGTCAGCTCAGCGCCCATGTCTCTGGAGATCCAGTGGTGGTACCTGAAGGAGGACGTGCCTAAAGAACTGCCTCATGAGCTGCAGATCAGTGCCCCGGCCAGCAGAGCCAAG GTCGTTCCAAGGGAAGCCACAAAAATAAGT ACTGTGCGTGTTCAGGGAAACGCCATCTCCCACCGCCTCAGCCTGTCCAAGGTGAAGAAAGAAGACGAGGGGGTGTACGAGTGCCGCGTGTCTGACCTGTGGGCCGACGAGACTCAGGAATTTACGGTTCACGCCACGCTGCACGTTGCGCTGGGTGACGGCATGGTGGCTGAGGAGGCAGTGTCGCACATCCAGAACCGCTGGCCGCTGAGGAATACCAATACAGCTCTGGGAGGGGGCGGAGCAGGGAGGGCCACCTCAGAGCCCGGCCAGGGGCTGGCAGGAGGTCCGAGGTTAGGGCAGGGGAAGCACCTGGTGCCTCAGCAGGCCCAGCCCGGCCTCCTCCCATCTATCTCATCCACCACCACTTCGGTGGCCAAGTCGTCAGCTTCACCGCTGCCAGGGAACGCAGCCATCCTCCGGCAGCAGCTCGGAgctg GCTGCAGTGTGATGAGCACCATGGATCCCCTCCTCTGCATCACTCTCCTGTTCCTGCATAAGCTCCTCCCCTTCCTGTTGGCCCACTGA